The following are from one region of the Magallana gigas chromosome 6, xbMagGiga1.1, whole genome shotgun sequence genome:
- the LOC117687680 gene encoding ryncolin-4 — MWTLVVITMLMLGVDAKGIKLHLSDEMKSMLGKSDWDHQDTALSIHGPVTLDIHSSFKLKEGRLFLKSKFNSQHKDCAHIKKHRPTSGDGVYTIYPTPGTNETVFCDMTTDGGGWTVIQRRIDGKTDFYRNWKDYKNGFGHADHEYWLGNDAIHALTKDKNQILRIDMMKFSREKGHATYSSFFVDNEANKYKLTLGSFNGTKGLGDSFSYSNNTYFSTKDRDNDNTRGTHCVQKFKSPGWMNSCFYANLNGVYKTSFKDYTELHWQRWGKIVPLKSAKMMIRPKQTN; from the exons ATGTGGACACTGGTAGTTATCACGATGCTCATGTTGGGTGTTGATGCCAAGGGAATCAAACTTCACCTCTCAG ATGAGATGAAGTCCATGTTGGGGAAATCCGACTGGGACCACCAGGACACAGCTCTGTCCATTCATGGACCGGTTACTCTAGATATTCATTCCAGCTTTAAACTGAAGGAGGGACGATTGTTTCTAAAGTCAA AATTCAACAGCCAACACAAGGACTGTGCGCACATTAAGAAACACAGGCCGACGAGTGGAGATGGAGTGTACACAATTTACCCAACCCCGGGGACAAACGAGACTGTGTTCTGTGACATGACCACTGATGGAGGGGGGTGGACG GTAATACAAAGAAGAATAGACGGGAAAACAGACTTCTACAGAAACTGGAAAGATTACAAAAACGGGTTTGGACATGCTGATCATGAGTACTGGTTGG GAAACGACGCCATACATGCTCttacaaaagataaaaatcagATTCTTAGAATTGATATGATGAAATTTTCAAGAGAGAAAGGTCATGCGACATATTCGTCTTTTTTTGTGGATAACGAAGCCAACAAGTACAAACTGACGCTTGGAAGTTTCAACGGAACCAAGGGATTGG GAGATAGTTTTAGCTATTCCAACAACACGTACTTCAGTACAAAGGATAGGGATAATGACAACACACGTGGTACACATTGTgtacaaaaattcaaatcaccGGGGTGGATGAATAGCTGCTTTTATGCCAATTTGAATGGTGTGTACAAAACCTCTTTTAAAGATTACACGGAATTACACTGGCAAAGATGGGGAAAGATTGTGCCGCTAAAGTCAGCAAAAATGATGATACGACCCAAGCAAACCAATTAA
- the LOC136269760 gene encoding uncharacterized protein, producing MWTLVVITMVMWGVHAKGIKFHLSDEIKSMLEKSNWDHQDTALSIHGPMTLDVQSSFKLKKGQVFLKSRVSQHKDCAQIKKHRPLSRDGVYTIYPTPGTNKTVFCDMTTDGGG from the exons ATGTGGACGCTGGTTGTTATCACGATGGTCATGTGGGGTGTTCATGCCAAGGGAATCAAATTTCACCTCTCAG ATGAGATTAAGTCCATGTTAGAGAAATCTAACTGGGACCACCAGGACACAGCTCTGTCCATTCACGGTCCAATGACACTGGACGTCCAGTCAAGCTTTAAACTAAAGAAGGGACAAGTGTTTCTAAAATCTC GGGTCAGCCAACACAAGGACTGTGCACAGATTAAGAAACACCGACCGTTGAGTAGAGACGGAGTGTACACAATTTACCCAACCCCAGGAACAAACAAGACTGTGTTCTGTGACATGACCACTGATGGAGGGGGGTAG